A window of the Tropheryma whipplei str. Twist genome harbors these coding sequences:
- a CDS encoding VIT1/CCC1 transporter family protein, whose amino-acid sequence MKDNHDRERKKWRRYLRREITEARIYEILATRFKQKQIFLDLAKAEKRHAQHWRNLLGNEPDPKPKDFLLRLMAKYGSKVIVLSFLQRAEAKAPYFRDVNAVHMAADETIHKEVIRAVAAPNRQSISGPFRAAVFGINDGLVSNTALIVTMAVFTDNITLLLLTGFGGLLSGSLSMAAGEYVSVTSQKELINSNTPDPESYKALSNLSIDANELSLVYRARGMTPAQAQHRANRVLEIVRHTDNLRLHVPDPITSNLNQHHSNTTGLPNDHNQALGNPWTAAITSFILFATGALIPLLPFLIPIPIHLALPTSLTLFTLCLLITGAVIALLSGSNIIIKALRQLIIGALATILTSILTLFFGHH is encoded by the coding sequence ATGAAAGATAACCATGACAGGGAAAGAAAAAAGTGGCGCCGGTATCTACGCAGAGAAATAACCGAGGCGCGCATATACGAAATACTCGCAACCCGTTTTAAACAAAAGCAGATCTTTCTCGATCTTGCCAAGGCAGAAAAGCGCCACGCACAACACTGGCGTAACTTGCTCGGCAACGAGCCGGACCCAAAACCAAAGGATTTCTTGCTGCGCCTAATGGCAAAATACGGTAGCAAGGTAATTGTATTATCCTTTCTGCAAAGAGCCGAAGCAAAGGCACCCTATTTCAGGGATGTAAATGCCGTTCATATGGCAGCAGATGAAACAATACACAAAGAGGTAATTCGCGCTGTTGCTGCCCCAAACAGACAAAGTATATCCGGGCCCTTCCGTGCGGCCGTTTTTGGTATAAATGATGGCCTCGTCTCGAATACAGCTTTGATAGTAACAATGGCAGTTTTTACAGACAATATAACCCTCCTGCTCCTCACTGGATTTGGCGGTCTCTTGTCGGGCAGTCTATCAATGGCTGCTGGTGAATATGTCTCTGTCACAAGTCAAAAAGAACTCATAAACTCCAACACACCTGACCCTGAAAGTTACAAAGCCCTTAGCAACCTATCAATAGATGCAAACGAACTGTCTCTTGTATACCGTGCAAGGGGCATGACTCCTGCCCAAGCTCAGCATCGCGCCAACCGTGTCCTTGAAATAGTGCGCCACACAGACAATCTCCGCCTTCACGTGCCCGATCCAATCACATCCAACCTGAACCAACATCACTCCAATACTACAGGTCTACCAAACGATCATAACCAGGCCCTTGGCAACCCATGGACCGCTGCCATTACAAGTTTTATCCTGTTTGCTACAGGCGCCCTTATCCCTCTCTTGCCATTCCTAATTCCAATTCCCATTCATCTTGCTTTACCAACCTCACTGACCCTCTTTACTCTCTGTCTTTTAATAACAGGTGCAGTAATTGCCCTTTTATCAGGATCAAACATAATCATCAAAGCCTTACGACAACTAATAATAGGTGCCTTAGCAACCATTCTGACATCTATCCTCACACTCTTTTTTGGTCACCACTAA
- a CDS encoding putative Ig domain-containing protein, which translates to MIPVTLDTTNGTITGSIDTGVTPGEYKVSFYAFAAPVEARVTAYRLCHRSSNYCVIHIPHMTVIYTTGKKQSLPTGLILNTGTTPEIH; encoded by the coding sequence TTGATACCAGTAACCCTTGATACAACCAATGGAACCATAACAGGAAGTATAGATACAGGTGTTACACCTGGAGAGTATAAAGTAAGCTTTTATGCTTTTGCTGCACCTGTTGAAGCCCGTGTTACTGCTTACCGGCTTTGCCATCGCAGTAGTAATTACTGTGTAATACACATCCCACACATGACTGTTATCTATACCACTGGCAAGAAGCAATCCTTACCCACAGGCCTTATCCTAAACACAGGTACAACACCAGAGATACACTGA
- a CDS encoding 4-(cytidine 5'-diphospho)-2-C-methyl-D-erythritol kinase, giving the protein MMIKKITRVSVPGKINPILLVGPKRPDGYHGLFTVYLGISLYEHINITLDDSYNRSREMKTDGGNTWRASHSKPLNTANTMGEPFSHSEYSVHADQSEFYLNELTEHSGQDNPCMNTSRLNTNRYGHPVVHPCPKIHCICTQSNIAAIGSDCTGCVDIAQACKMLRGGLGCTQDPCVKNPHTQCFTDVSNHAMRNVLPLNVSNTEQFPIQIEYANGRNPVLNPMDDLAMRAALLLSKDIDLQNTHILPSTRISIEKNIPVAAGLAGGSADAAAVLLGINSAWQTNYSRCDLLGKAGALGADVPFLIWGGAAYGSGTGSCVTFFETQTLYWVLCFSKHPLSTRKVFQELDRQRSGAGCNHHPVFSNPAECAEMLKKAIKRGPEALAALLHNDLTSAAKMLMPEIAERIKAAERCPGILRAIISGSGPTLALLAEDAEAANRACSILKDTGVICKAVSSPAYSSIYWQT; this is encoded by the coding sequence ATGATGATAAAAAAAATAACCAGAGTAAGCGTCCCAGGAAAAATAAACCCAATCTTATTGGTTGGACCAAAGCGACCAGATGGGTATCATGGGCTTTTTACCGTATATCTTGGGATATCGCTTTATGAGCACATAAACATTACGCTTGATGATTCTTACAATAGGTCCCGCGAGATGAAAACCGATGGTGGTAATACCTGGCGCGCCAGCCATAGCAAGCCATTAAATACTGCAAATACTATGGGGGAACCTTTTAGTCATTCTGAATATTCAGTGCATGCGGATCAATCTGAATTCTATCTAAATGAATTGACAGAACATTCTGGTCAGGATAATCCCTGTATGAACACTAGCAGGCTGAATACTAACAGATATGGCCATCCTGTTGTGCATCCATGTCCCAAAATACACTGCATTTGCACACAGTCAAATATCGCTGCTATTGGGTCAGATTGTACGGGGTGTGTGGATATTGCCCAGGCGTGCAAAATGCTGCGAGGTGGACTGGGGTGCACACAAGACCCATGCGTAAAAAACCCTCACACACAATGTTTTACGGACGTGTCAAACCATGCTATGCGTAATGTTTTACCGCTGAATGTATCAAATACAGAGCAATTCCCGATACAAATAGAATACGCAAACGGCCGAAATCCCGTCTTGAATCCAATGGATGATCTCGCGATGCGTGCAGCCCTTTTACTATCTAAGGATATAGATCTTCAAAATACACATATTTTACCCAGTACGCGTATTTCGATTGAGAAGAATATTCCGGTTGCCGCTGGTCTGGCGGGGGGTTCAGCTGACGCTGCAGCGGTCTTGCTTGGGATAAACAGTGCATGGCAAACAAATTATTCTAGATGTGATTTGCTAGGAAAGGCAGGTGCACTCGGTGCAGATGTACCCTTTTTAATCTGGGGTGGGGCTGCCTATGGAAGCGGAACCGGTTCATGTGTGACTTTTTTTGAAACACAAACTCTGTACTGGGTTTTATGCTTTTCAAAGCATCCTCTATCCACTCGCAAGGTATTTCAAGAGCTCGATCGACAGCGCAGTGGTGCCGGATGCAATCATCACCCTGTTTTTTCCAACCCAGCAGAGTGTGCAGAAATGCTAAAAAAGGCAATAAAAAGAGGGCCAGAAGCGCTAGCAGCTCTTTTGCATAATGATCTTACAAGCGCCGCAAAGATGCTTATGCCAGAAATTGCAGAGCGGATCAAAGCAGCAGAAAGATGCCCTGGGATTCTGCGAGCAATCATAAGCGGATCCGGACCGACCCTTGCCCTGTTGGCAGAAGACGCAGAGGCGGCTAATAGGGCATGCAGTATCCTGAAAGACACGGGTGTTATCTGCAAAGCAGTATCATCTCCGGCGTATTCGAGTATATACTGGCAGACGTAA
- a CDS encoding putative Ig domain-containing protein, which translates to MADATSGGTNATGLPKGLGIDKTNGNITITPSIVPGTYTVTITATAPSYTSSATTLTSTSVSATYTFLVTSTAPSLSGTTITIYTTTPVSLSVTGFITGYTISPTTLTTSSQKTHTVTINIDTSNP; encoded by the coding sequence ATGGCAGATGCTACATCTGGTGGAACTAATGCCACAGGTCTACCTAAAGGACTAGGTATTGATAAAACCAATGGCAATATAACAATCACCCCAAGTATTGTGCCTGGAACATATACAGTAACTATTACTGCAACTGCACCTTCCTATACTTCCTCTGCTACAACCCTTACTAGTACAAGTGTTAGTGCAACATATACATTTCTTGTTACCAGTACAGCACCATCTCTATCTGGTACAACCATAACCATATACACAACAACACCTGTCAGCTTATCTGTAACAGGTTTTATAACCGGTTACACAATAAGCCCAACCACCCTAACCACATCCAGTCAAAAAACCCACACCGTAACCATCAATATTGATACCAGTAACCCTTGA
- the glmS gene encoding glutamine--fructose-6-phosphate transaminase (isomerizing) — translation MCGIIGYSGPRPAAEVLLKGLERLEYRGYDSAGIAVVTDKAYIESVKKSGKLNVLKTCLERRTTPIVGSTGIGHTRWATHGEPSDRNAHPHMDTEQSLAIVHNGIIENSDVLKRELLASGKSFTSETDTEVVAHLLSDAFKKTQDLVQAFVEVTQRLEGAFAVVAIHKDQPNTIVAAKNNSPLLLGFGQGENFLASDIAAFAEYTQRVANIDQERIVALSGDSVYITDFAGHPVDYEVHTVSWHPASVDSSGWSSFMLKEIFEEPQAVENTLKGRTEDGTVILPECDHIRDDLLAIDRVVLVGCGTAAYAAMTASYSIEAWAGLPVSVELSHEFRYREPVLNSKTLAVFISQSGETMDSLMAVRYARQAGVKTISVCNVMDSSIPKESHAVIYTKAGPEVAVASTKSFVCQIVVLYLLALYLGQLRGFRSIFPRQKAVCELNRLPVKLKQVLEIYESVRQLAHWMSDSRSILFLGRHAGYPIALEAALKLKELAYIHAEGFAAGELKHGPIALIEPGQPVFVIVPSPVGSPILHAKVISNIREIKSRGARIIAIAAEGDSAVLPHTDSVLRIPLTRYSFEPLLSIVPLQIFALELAADKGFDVDRPRNLAKSVTVE, via the coding sequence ATGTGTGGGATCATTGGTTATTCTGGCCCGCGCCCTGCGGCAGAGGTTCTGTTAAAAGGCTTAGAGCGCCTTGAATACAGGGGCTACGATTCTGCAGGTATCGCGGTTGTAACAGATAAAGCTTATATTGAGAGCGTAAAGAAATCCGGAAAGCTTAATGTCCTAAAAACATGCCTTGAAAGGCGCACAACACCCATTGTTGGGTCTACAGGAATTGGTCATACGCGATGGGCAACCCACGGCGAACCCAGTGATAGAAATGCGCATCCACATATGGATACAGAACAGAGCTTAGCAATAGTTCACAACGGGATCATAGAAAACAGCGATGTTTTAAAAAGGGAACTACTTGCGTCGGGAAAAAGCTTCACAAGTGAAACAGACACAGAGGTCGTTGCGCATTTACTGTCTGACGCTTTTAAGAAAACACAAGATCTGGTTCAAGCATTTGTAGAAGTTACGCAGCGACTCGAAGGTGCGTTTGCAGTTGTTGCAATTCACAAAGATCAGCCGAATACCATTGTTGCTGCCAAAAATAATTCACCGCTGCTATTAGGATTTGGTCAGGGTGAGAATTTCCTGGCCAGTGATATTGCTGCATTTGCAGAATATACACAGCGTGTGGCAAATATTGATCAAGAGCGAATAGTCGCTCTATCAGGTGATTCTGTTTACATAACTGATTTTGCTGGGCACCCTGTCGATTATGAAGTACATACCGTAAGCTGGCATCCGGCATCTGTTGATAGTTCCGGCTGGTCATCTTTTATGCTTAAAGAGATCTTTGAAGAACCACAAGCTGTTGAGAATACCCTGAAAGGGCGCACGGAGGATGGCACAGTCATCCTGCCAGAATGTGATCACATCCGGGATGACCTGCTTGCAATAGATAGGGTAGTGCTTGTGGGCTGCGGAACGGCCGCCTACGCGGCAATGACTGCTAGTTACTCTATCGAAGCCTGGGCAGGTTTACCAGTGTCTGTTGAGTTAAGCCACGAATTTAGATACCGCGAACCGGTTCTTAATTCAAAAACTTTAGCTGTATTTATAAGTCAGTCCGGGGAAACCATGGACAGCCTGATGGCCGTTCGGTATGCGCGGCAGGCTGGGGTCAAAACCATTTCTGTTTGTAATGTAATGGACAGTTCTATTCCAAAAGAAAGTCATGCTGTGATATATACCAAAGCCGGCCCCGAAGTAGCTGTTGCGAGTACAAAGTCTTTTGTCTGTCAAATTGTTGTTTTGTACTTGTTGGCACTATACCTTGGACAGTTGCGTGGCTTTCGGTCGATTTTTCCAAGACAGAAAGCGGTTTGCGAGTTAAATCGCTTGCCGGTAAAACTGAAACAGGTTCTGGAGATTTATGAAAGTGTTCGTCAGCTTGCGCATTGGATGAGCGATTCTCGCTCAATTCTGTTTTTAGGTCGACATGCAGGCTATCCGATTGCACTAGAAGCAGCACTGAAGCTAAAAGAGCTCGCGTATATACATGCTGAGGGATTTGCTGCCGGTGAGCTGAAACACGGCCCGATTGCCTTGATTGAGCCGGGACAGCCAGTTTTTGTAATAGTTCCATCACCGGTTGGTTCGCCAATTTTGCACGCGAAGGTTATTTCGAATATTCGAGAAATAAAATCCCGTGGTGCTAGGATCATTGCTATTGCCGCAGAGGGCGACTCGGCTGTTTTACCACACACTGATAGCGTTTTGAGGATACCGCTTACGCGTTACAGTTTTGAGCCACTTTTATCTATAGTACCCCTGCAGATCTTTGCCCTTGAGCTAGCCGCTGATAAGGGGTTTGATGTCGATCGCCCCAGAAATCTGGCCAAAAGCGTTACAGTTGAGTGA
- a CDS encoding putative Ig domain-containing protein has product MIPVTLDKTNGNITITPSIVPGTYTVTITATAPSYTSSATTLTSTTVTAVYTLVLSSMKFFQRVKYYITKPFKAIYSWFSHTCTPVHHTTTQGILAGLATALLPAAVTTLVDAYNAFYSAAHNSDACYDWKSYAYPAASLYGQVGIKALYRKISAHLPSFSGWGGKFFRAFMSAVSVGGVYFLPFYLYGKLVKKPASSSGSGSNSNNSSLSGIIRNYFTGNWRTLLPGLFALALTLLTLWF; this is encoded by the coding sequence TTGATACCAGTAACCCTTGATAAAACCAATGGCAATATAACAATCACCCCAAGTATTGTGCCTGGAACATATACAGTAACTATTACTGCAACTGCACCTTCCTATACTTCCTCTGCTACAACCCTTACTAGTACAACTGTTACTGCTGTATATACCCTTGTGCTAAGTAGTATGAAATTCTTCCAAAGGGTCAAATACTATATAACCAAGCCATTCAAAGCCATATACAGTTGGTTCTCTCACACTTGCACCCCAGTCCACCACACAACAACCCAAGGCATCCTTGCAGGTCTTGCCACCGCCCTCCTACCTGCCGCAGTAACAACACTGGTTGATGCCTACAATGCTTTTTACTCTGCAGCACATAATTCAGATGCATGTTATGACTGGAAAAGCTATGCCTATCCAGCAGCATCTCTATATGGGCAAGTTGGCATTAAGGCCTTGTATAGAAAGATATCTGCCCATTTACCTAGTTTTTCTGGCTGGGGTGGTAAGTTTTTCCGAGCTTTTATGTCTGCTGTTTCTGTTGGAGGTGTTTATTTCTTGCCGTTTTATCTTTATGGTAAATTAGTTAAAAAGCCAGCTTCATCATCCGGTTCGGGATCTAATTCAAATAATTCAAGTTTGTCAGGTATTATTCGTAATTATTTCACTGGTAATTGGCGAACGCTTTTGCCAGGGTTGTTTGCCCTAGCTTTGACTTTGTTAACTTTATGGTTCTAG
- a CDS encoding putative Ig domain-containing protein: MPPYDHPGGIFGSIIDGLSGVAGGLSNSILGSSTTPSLSNQATGVSIGQSTITITPKSKGAPLSGYIATPTGVTSGGTNATGLPKGLTLNSSGTITGSIDTGVSQGIYTVVVTATASKTSIVSATYTLLVTSTTPSLSGTTITIYTTTPVSLSVTGFITSYAINPTTPTDTSSQKTDTVTINIDTSNP, encoded by the coding sequence CTGCCACCATACGATCACCCAGGAGGCATCTTTGGCAGCATAATCGATGGCCTAAGCGGAGTTGCAGGCGGACTCTCAAACTCCATCCTGGGCTCCAGTACTACACCATCTCTATCTAACCAAGCCACAGGTGTATCTATAGGTCAGAGTACTATAACTATTACACCCAAGTCAAAAGGTGCCCCTTTATCCGGTTATATAGCTACACCTACAGGTGTTACATCTGGTGGAACTAATGCTACAGGTCTACCTAAAGGACTAACCCTTAATTCCTCTGGAACCATAACAGGAAGTATAGATACAGGTGTTAGCCAAGGTATATATACAGTAGTAGTAACTGCCACTGCATCAAAAACATCAATTGTTAGTGCAACATATACCCTTCTTGTTACCAGTACTACACCATCTCTATCTGGCACAACCATAACCATATACACAACAACACCTGTCAGCTTATCTGTAACAGGTTTTATAACCAGTTACGCAATAAACCCAACCACCCCAACAGACACATCCAGTCAAAAAACAGACACCGTAACCATCAATATTGATACCAGTAACCCTTGA
- a CDS encoding WND domain-containing WiSP protein has product MPTSPNPLSYLTKAFTLLLTLLLLSSLQYETAFARQTPPALSLLSSVSSTSVSSNTKYTRVSNTNTQEVCVTTNTNVSLLIDPVTSSTKQTLSCTPSLLPQPQTHIYVPYTDTSSYLYVPYITNTHISLYYTDKKADPSSFLTFPHTDIATPYGDEKVISITKTTTNLIALLTTRNIFFFDIHVTEKPKITVPIHKQIDNTYLSDIPSLRNSRYTFSLTHPNKDITIDRYTGQIHLSSLPTSPITAIAINRDTTTHITYAIDTHNPTTSHRSKRAATIRSPRRHLWQHNRWPKRSCRRTLKLHPGLQYYTISI; this is encoded by the coding sequence TTGCCAACATCGCCTAACCCTCTCTCTTACCTCACCAAAGCCTTTACCTTACTATTAACCCTTCTCCTCCTATCATCCCTACAATATGAAACAGCCTTTGCCAGACAGACACCTCCTGCTCTATCCCTCCTATCATCTGTTTCATCTACATCTGTTTCATCTAATACCAAATACACAAGAGTAAGTAATACAAATACACAAGAAGTATGTGTAACAACTAACACAAATGTATCTCTCCTAATAGATCCTGTTACAAGCAGTACAAAACAAACCCTGTCCTGCACCCCATCTCTCTTACCCCAACCACAGACACATATATATGTCCCATACACAGATACATCCTCATACCTATATGTCCCATATATAACCAACACACATATATCTCTCTATTACACAGATAAGAAAGCAGATCCATCATCTTTCCTAACCTTCCCTCATACAGACATAGCAACCCCATACGGAGATGAGAAAGTAATCTCCATAACAAAGACAACAACCAATCTCATAGCTCTCCTAACAACCCGTAACATCTTCTTCTTTGACATACATGTAACAGAGAAACCAAAGATAACTGTTCCCATACACAAACAGATAGATAACACATATCTCTCAGACATACCATCACTCAGAAACTCCAGATACACCTTCTCTCTAACACACCCAAACAAAGACATAACCATAGATAGATACACCGGACAGATACATCTCTCATCCCTACCAACATCTCCCATAACAGCCATAGCCATAAACAGAGACACAACCACCCATATCACCTATGCAATAGATACACACAACCCAACAACCTCTCACAGATCTAAGAGAGCTGCCACCATACGATCACCCAGGAGGCATCTTTGGCAGCATAATCGATGGCCTAAGCGGAGTTGCAGGCGGACTCTCAAACTCCATCCTGGGCTCCAGTACTACACCATCTCTATCTAA
- the miaA gene encoding tRNA (adenosine(37)-N6)-dimethylallyltransferase MiaA, which yields MLAVAFVGATGTGKSLLSLDAARDFNGHIVNADSMQLYRDMDIGTAKLSHSARQGIPHHQIDVIDPSSEASVARYKLSAQTCIKHIHALNSIPFLVGGSGLYVSSVVHNLQFPPTDGRVRKLLEDEADKSGIGVLHDRLLKLHPGFTVSRGNRRRIIRALEVAYITGRSPNPVLPLQNRANNFIVINLICDKGTLDIRLQKRVESFYDNGLIDEVRLLQEKYVLGRTAAKAIGYKQAIMYLAGEISCADAKDSTLQETIRLANKQIKWFRRYSGQHIVDTTDMSVAYEQIRSILNKSFRIS from the coding sequence GTGTTAGCTGTAGCTTTTGTAGGCGCAACCGGTACGGGAAAGAGTTTGTTATCACTTGATGCAGCCCGTGACTTCAACGGGCACATAGTGAATGCTGACTCAATGCAGCTTTACCGTGATATGGATATTGGGACCGCAAAATTGTCTCACAGCGCCCGACAAGGCATACCACACCATCAGATAGACGTGATTGACCCAAGTAGTGAAGCCAGTGTGGCCCGCTATAAGCTCTCTGCCCAGACTTGCATTAAGCACATTCACGCCCTCAATAGTATTCCGTTTCTTGTTGGAGGGTCGGGTTTATATGTCTCATCTGTAGTCCACAATTTGCAATTTCCTCCAACAGATGGCAGAGTCAGAAAGTTACTTGAGGACGAGGCTGATAAGAGCGGCATTGGCGTACTACATGACAGGCTGCTAAAGCTCCATCCCGGATTTACAGTTTCCAGGGGCAACCGAAGGCGGATTATCAGGGCCCTTGAAGTGGCATATATAACGGGCCGTTCCCCCAACCCCGTTCTTCCGTTACAAAATCGAGCAAATAATTTTATTGTCATAAATCTTATTTGTGATAAAGGAACTTTGGATATCCGTCTTCAAAAACGCGTTGAGTCATTCTATGACAATGGCCTGATTGATGAGGTAAGACTGCTGCAGGAGAAATACGTCCTTGGCAGAACAGCCGCTAAGGCAATTGGGTACAAGCAGGCAATTATGTATTTGGCGGGTGAAATCAGCTGCGCGGATGCAAAGGATAGCACCCTTCAGGAGACTATTAGGCTCGCGAATAAGCAGATCAAGTGGTTTAGACGATATTCCGGACAACACATTGTCGACACAACGGATATGTCTGTTGCATATGAACAGATTCGTTCTATTCTCAATAAATCTTTTCGTATATCATGA
- the miaB gene encoding tRNA (N6-isopentenyl adenosine(37)-C2)-methylthiotransferase MiaB codes for MTYTVRTYGCQMNVHDSERIAGVLEDEGYVKSGSDDADVVVLNTCAVRENADNRFYGNLGQLLQKKNNGRIRQIAVGGCLAQKDRHKIFEKAPWVDVVFGTHNLGSLPALLRRSRHNKTAEIEIKDFLETFPSSLPVRRESNYSAWVSISVGCNNTCTFCIVPSLRGKERDRRPGDILAEISALVSEGVLEVTLLGQNVNTYGVEFGDRSAFASLLRKAGAIEGLERLKFTSPHPAAFTSDVIDAMHDTQAVLPQLHMPLQSGSDRILRAMRRSYRAGKFLKIISEARNKIPNIAITTDIIVGFPGETEEDFQDTLNLVAEVRFASAFTFQYSPRPGTPAASMPNQIPGDIVQERYERLLDLQNRIALEENRKLIGKEVELLVTVGGRKDSMLDNRYTGRTPCGRLVHFSCLHQLRPGDFATVKIIYAAPYHLIGDNALTVRRTPAGDVWIQKNDTRSAQLVSLGMPRIR; via the coding sequence TTGACCTATACCGTTAGAACGTATGGATGTCAAATGAACGTCCATGACTCAGAGCGTATTGCTGGGGTCCTGGAGGATGAGGGTTATGTAAAATCCGGTAGTGACGATGCGGATGTTGTTGTTCTTAATACCTGTGCGGTCAGAGAGAATGCTGATAACAGATTTTATGGCAATTTGGGGCAGCTTCTTCAAAAAAAGAATAACGGTCGGATCAGGCAGATAGCAGTTGGTGGGTGTTTGGCCCAGAAAGATCGGCATAAGATTTTTGAAAAAGCCCCGTGGGTTGATGTTGTATTCGGAACCCACAATTTGGGCTCTCTTCCTGCCCTGTTGCGCAGGTCGCGACACAATAAAACTGCAGAAATAGAAATAAAGGATTTTCTTGAGACTTTCCCATCCTCTTTACCGGTAAGACGTGAATCCAATTATTCAGCATGGGTGTCTATCTCGGTTGGATGCAACAACACGTGCACTTTTTGTATTGTTCCAAGCTTGCGCGGCAAAGAGCGCGACAGGCGCCCGGGTGACATCCTAGCGGAAATAAGTGCTCTAGTCTCTGAAGGTGTTCTCGAGGTTACCCTGCTTGGACAGAATGTCAATACATATGGAGTTGAATTTGGTGATAGGAGCGCTTTTGCATCCCTTCTCAGGAAAGCTGGAGCTATAGAGGGTCTTGAGCGACTCAAGTTTACAAGCCCGCATCCAGCTGCTTTTACGAGTGACGTTATAGATGCGATGCACGATACCCAGGCTGTTCTGCCGCAATTGCATATGCCTCTTCAATCCGGTTCGGATCGCATTTTACGCGCGATGCGCCGTTCGTATAGAGCAGGCAAGTTCTTGAAAATAATCTCTGAGGCCCGCAACAAGATACCCAATATCGCAATTACAACAGATATCATTGTTGGCTTCCCGGGCGAAACAGAAGAGGATTTTCAGGACACCCTCAACCTTGTAGCCGAGGTACGCTTCGCATCGGCGTTTACCTTTCAGTACTCTCCTCGCCCAGGAACCCCTGCTGCATCTATGCCTAACCAAATACCAGGTGATATTGTCCAAGAACGGTATGAACGTTTACTGGACTTGCAAAATAGAATAGCCCTTGAGGAGAATCGGAAGCTGATTGGAAAGGAGGTGGAGCTTCTTGTTACTGTTGGTGGCAGGAAAGATTCTATGCTGGATAATCGGTATACAGGTAGAACACCCTGTGGTAGGCTCGTCCACTTTTCGTGCCTACACCAACTGCGCCCGGGCGATTTTGCAACCGTAAAAATTATTTACGCCGCGCCGTACCACCTGATCGGGGATAATGCGCTTACGGTACGCAGAACACCAGCGGGCGATGTCTGGATTCAGAAGAACGACACGCGATCAGCGCAGCTTGTGTCGTTGGGTATGCCAAGAATTCGATAA